From Scatophagus argus isolate fScaArg1 chromosome 10, fScaArg1.pri, whole genome shotgun sequence, a single genomic window includes:
- the LOC124066283 gene encoding spermatogenesis-associated protein 48: MTAVLDSSRPFSTELHVIRQLNSSLYGAGGRHGLGPGREHSPFARFHAPTEHVTLAPLRDDVPLLDPCCGQLSAGAEVELGVKGRQKFIDFHHVASALWVPPGFSERPQTALNPSSTCVDLREDKAWNSRRIPDAAWRARLSGILKLCSLESDKLMSYEDVGWDRKLTRHLKAPQTPREKMADPVSECPSSRRYSSGPQLWQSVGAEWNRQQLRLRNDAKKPVSFCSGCPRSGQIPLYTGTVGSENMDNIDNMDEDFHPLTLKRSIIPPYTSTACRPTIPGYTGKAVYASSAAGAVVSVSSTADSSGTIKETPGATFGRAAPLSRMVTTVTPRNPFLRPAPPASHSNAPGHIRQSR; the protein is encoded by the exons ATGACTGCAGTTTTGGATTCCTCCAGGCCGTTCTCCACAGAGCTACATGTCATCAGACAGCTGAATTCTAGTCTGTACGGAGCTGGTGGCAGACATGGACTGGGACCCGGGCGAGAACACTCTCCCTTTGCTCGATTTCATGCCCCTACTGAACACGTTACCCTGGCTCCTTTACGAGATGACGTCCCCCTGCTGGATCCTTGCTGTGGACAGCTGAGTGCTGGAGCGGAGGTAGAGCTGGGGGTCAAAGGTCGACAGAAATTCATAGATTTCCATCATGTGGCCTCTGCTCTGTGGGTCCCTCCAGGTTTCAGTGAGAGGCCACAAACAGCCTTAAACCCCTCCAGTACCTGTGTAGATCTGAGAGAAGACAAGGCCTGGAATTCCAGGAGGATCCCTGATGCAGCCTGGAGAGCAAGACTCAGTG GGATTTTGAAACTGTGCAGCCTGGAGTCAGATAAGCTGAT GAGTTACGAGGATGTTGGATGGGATAGAAAGTTAACCCGGCACTTGAAGGCACCACAAACTCCCAGGGAGAAAATGGCAGATCCAGTGAGTGAGTGTCCCTCATCGAGGCGCTATAGTAGTGGACCTCAGTTGTGGCAG TCTGTAGGAGCTGAGTGGAACAGACAGCAGCTTCGACTGAGGAATGATGCCAAGAAACCCGTTTCATT ctGCAGTGGATGTCCCAGGTCCGGTCAGATCCCTCTGTACAC TGGTACAGTCGGCTCTGAGAACATGGATAACATTGACAACATGGATGAAGACTTTCACCCACTGACCCTTAAAAGGAGTATCATACCTCCATACACGTCAACAGCATG CCGACCCACCATCCCTGGATATACAGGCAAGGCTGTCTATGCTAgctctgctgctggtgctgtaGTTTCTGTCTCCAGCACTGCAGACTCCTCTGG GACAATCAAAGAAACACCGGGTGCTACTTTTGGCCGTGCAGCACCCCTCTCCCGAATGGTGACCACCGTGACCCCCCGCAACCCCTTCCTGAGACCTGCACCTCCTGCCTCGCACTCAAACGCACCAGGACACATTAgacaaagcagatga